The Solanum lycopersicum chromosome 9, SLM_r2.1 genome window below encodes:
- the LOC101249014 gene encoding pentatricopeptide repeat-containing protein At2g17525, mitochondrial, whose protein sequence is MNKSFKLSIPCSCNKRIYGAFLTTQSQPLLTIPVPTQENITRLILEQKTANQALQTFRWASNISNFTHNHSTYRAIIHKLCNFRRFDCVHHLLNEMPSSIGSTPDEDIFVTIVRGLGRAGMIKQLIKIPELVSKFEKKPTLKLYNAILDVLVKEDIDIARAFYRIKMMGNGIQGDHYTYGILMKGLCLTNRIGDGFKLLQVMKTCGITPNTVIYNTLIHALCKNGKVGRARSLMRDLVEPSDVTFNILISAYCGEGSLVQALVMLEKSFSKGYIPDVITVTKVVGLLCNNGRVSEAVELLERVEERGGIVDVVAYNTLINGFCRLGKVKVGCRLLKEMELKGCMPNADTYNGLISGLCESKMLDLALEMLNEMKRVGINWNFVTYGTLIHGLCSGGRVENGLKILEVMKDDKGVSTVHISPYNNVIYGFYKENRLEEALVFLWKMENLFPRAVDRSVRILGFCENGNIDEARKVYDQMVKEGVMPSALVYANLVSGYCSKECIKGAFDLMNEMIERGYLPVAYTFNDVIILLCKQGKVGKASKLMENIKGRGCLLDSGSYGPFIDVFCSRGDFHKAYMFFLQMVEKSIVPDCHSWNMLLVCLCQQTTWIEGNNKTCHLTSQLQAIIQT, encoded by the coding sequence ATGAACAAATCCTTTAAACTCTCTATCCCTTGTAGTTGCAATAAGCGAATTTATGGAGCATTTCTCACCACTCAATCACAACCACTATTAACCATTCCTGTCCCAACACAAGAAAACATCACCCGTTTAATTTTGGAACAAAAAACTGCAAATCAAGCTCTTCAAACCTTTAGATGGGCCTCTAACATTAGCAATTTCACTCACAATCACTCCACCTACAGAGCTATAATCCACAAGCTCTGCAATTTTCGGCGTTTTGATTGTGTCCACCACTTGCTCAACGAAATGCCTAGCTCAATTGGGTCAACTCCAGATGAGGATATCTTTGTTACCATTGTACGTGGTCTTGGTCGTGCTGGAATGATTAAACAACTCATTAAAATTCCTGAATTGGTGtccaaatttgaaaagaaacCGACCCTGAAGCTCTATAATGCGATTCTTGATGTTCTTGTAAAGGAAGATATAGACATTGCTAGAGCGTTTTATAGGATTAAAATGATGGGAAATGGTATTCAGGGGGATCATTATACTTATGGGattttgatgaaaggactttgCTTGACTAAtaggattggtgatgggtttaAGCTTCTTCAAGTGATGAAAACTTGTGGCATTACACCAAATACTGTGATTTACAATACACTTATACATGCACTCTGCAAGAATGGGAAGGTAGGGAGAGCAAGGAGTTTGATGAGAGATTTGGTTGAACCAAGTGACGTGACTTTTAACATTTTGATATCTGCATATTGTGGAGAGGGTAGTTTAGTACAGGCTTTGGTGATGCTGGAAAAGAGCTTTAGTAAAGGGTATATTCCTGATGTTATTACAGTGACTAAAGTTGTGGGTCTTCTTTGTAACAACGGACGTGTTTCAGAGGCAGTGGAATTACTAGAAAGAGTTGAGGAAAGAGGAGGTATTGTTGATGTTGTGGCTTATAACACGTTGATTAATGGGTTTTGTAGATTAGGGAAAGTGAAAGTTGGCTGTCGTCTTTTGAAGGAGATGGAGTTGAAAGGGTGCATGCCAAATGCAGATACCTATAATGGCTTGATATCTGGCCTTTGTGAATCCAAGATGTTGGATTTGGCACTTGAAAtgttaaatgaaatgaagagGGTTGGGATAAATTGGAATTTTGTCACGTACGGTACTCTTATCCATGGGTTGTGTTCGGGTGGGAGAGTGGAAAATGGATTAAAGATCTTGGAAGTAATGAAAGATGATAAAGGAGTTTCAACAGTACATATTAGTCCGTATAATAATGTTATATATGGGTTTTACAAGGAAAATCGTTTGGAAGAAGCACTTGTATTTCTATGGAAGATGGAAAATTTGTTTCCACGAGCTGTGGATAGGAGTGTGAGAATACTTGGTTTCTGTGAAAATGGCAACATTGATGAAGCAAGGAAGGTCTATGATCAGATGGTCAAGGAGGGTGTTATGCCAAGTGCTCTTGTTTATGCAAACTTAGTTAGTGGATATTGTAGCAAAGAATGTATAAAAGGAGCATTTGATCTGATGAACGAGATGATTGAACGTGGTTATCTTCCAGTTGCATACACATTCAATGATGTGATAATTTTGCTTTGCAAGCAGGGTAAAGTTGGAAAGGCGTCTAAGTTGATGGAGAACATTAAAGGTAGAGGCTGCTTGCTGGACTCTGGAAGTTACGGTCCGTTCATTGATGTCTTCTGTAGTAGAGGAGATTTCCACAAAGCGTATATGTTCTTTCTGCAAATGGTAGAAAAGAGTATAGTTCCTGATTGCCATTCATGGAATATGTTACTTGTGTGCCTTTGTCAACAAACAACTTGGATAGAAGGCAATAACAAGACTTGCCATTTAACTAGCCAATTGCAGGCCATAATACAAACATGA
- the LOC101262043 gene encoding geraniol 8-hydroxylase-like isoform X2 has protein sequence MNLKLGQINTVVISSSVLAKQVMQKQDLSFSSRSVSDALYACNQSDFSVVWLPVNSQWRTFRKIMNSHIFSRHNLDVGKHLRSEKVQQLIDYCHKSGQNCEAVNIGRAAFRTTLNLLSNTIFSKDLTDPFSDSAKEFKDLVWNIMVEAGEPNLVDYFPFLRKIDPQGRRRHMTNHFTKDMFVAGSDTTSNTLEWAMAELLKNPHTLEKAQEELADVIGRGKLIHPPVPFLIPRKTVEDVEFCGYIIPKDSQVLVNIWAIGNDSSLWEDPLDFKPERFWESDIDVRGRDFELIPFGAGRRICPGLPLAIKMVPVTLGSILNTFNWKLHGGIAPKDLDMEEKFGITLAKAQPLLAIPVPL, from the exons GTTTCTGATGCACTCTATGCTTGCAATCAGTCTGATTTCTCTGTTGTTTGGTTACCTGTCAACTCTCAATGGAGAACATTTCGAAAGATTATGAACTCTCACATCTTCTCAC GTCACAATCTTGATGTTGGTAAGCATCTAAGATCTGAAAAGGTCCAGCAGCTGATTGACTACTGTCATAAGAGTGGGCAAAATTGTgaagcagtaaatattggaagAGCAGCATTTAGAACTACCTTAAATCTGTTGTCCAACACCATTTTCTCAAAAGATTTAACTGATCCATTCTCTGATTCTGCTAAGGAATTTAAGGATTTGGTGTGGAACATCATGGTTGAGGCTGGTGAACCCAATTTAGTAGACTATTTCCCCTTTCTCAGGAAAATTGATCCACAAGGTAGAAGGCGACACATGACAAATCATTTTACTAAG GACATGTTTGTAGCAGGGAGCGATACGACATCAAATACATTGGAGTGGGCAATGGCTGAACTACTCAAGAATCCACATACTTTGGAGAAAGCACAAGAAGAACTTGCAGATGTGATTGGTAGAGGAAAACTAATACACCCACCAGTTCCATTCTTAATCCCACGCAAAACAGTGGAAGATGTTGAGTTTTGTGGCTACATTATTCCAAAAGACTCACAAGTTCTTGTGAACATATGGGCAATAGGGAATGACTCTAGTCTATGGGAAGACCCTTTGGACTTTAAGCCGGAGAGGTTTTGGGAGTCAGATATAGATGTTAGAGGTCGGGATTTTGAGCTAATTCCATTTGGCGCTGGTCGAAGAATATGCCCTGGATTGCCTTTGGCTATCAAGATGGTTCCAGTAACACTAGGTTCAATTCTAAATACCTTTAATTGGAAGCTCCATGGTGGAATTGCACCTAAAGATTTGGACATGGAGGAAAAATTTGGTATTACACTGGCAAAAGCTCAACCTCTGTTAGCTATCCCTGTTCCACTATAG
- the LOC101262043 gene encoding geraniol 8-hydroxylase-like isoform X1 — MNLKLGQINTVVISSSVLAKQVMQKQDLSFSSRSVSDALYACNQSDFSVVWLPVNSQWRTFRKIMNSHIFSRHNLDVGKHLRSEKVQQLIDYCHKSGQNCEAVNIGRAAFRTTLNLLSNTIFSKDLTDPFSDSAKEFKDLVWNIMVEAGEPNLVDYFPFLRKIDPQGRRRHMTNHFTKVLQLMSGLIDERLNERKIRNHINSDVLDSLLNIFPQEIDRNHIEHLFLVDMFVAGSDTTSNTLEWAMAELLKNPHTLEKAQEELADVIGRGKLIHPPVPFLIPRKTVEDVEFCGYIIPKDSQVLVNIWAIGNDSSLWEDPLDFKPERFWESDIDVRGRDFELIPFGAGRRICPGLPLAIKMVPVTLGSILNTFNWKLHGGIAPKDLDMEEKFGITLAKAQPLLAIPVPL; from the exons GTTTCTGATGCACTCTATGCTTGCAATCAGTCTGATTTCTCTGTTGTTTGGTTACCTGTCAACTCTCAATGGAGAACATTTCGAAAGATTATGAACTCTCACATCTTCTCAC GTCACAATCTTGATGTTGGTAAGCATCTAAGATCTGAAAAGGTCCAGCAGCTGATTGACTACTGTCATAAGAGTGGGCAAAATTGTgaagcagtaaatattggaagAGCAGCATTTAGAACTACCTTAAATCTGTTGTCCAACACCATTTTCTCAAAAGATTTAACTGATCCATTCTCTGATTCTGCTAAGGAATTTAAGGATTTGGTGTGGAACATCATGGTTGAGGCTGGTGAACCCAATTTAGTAGACTATTTCCCCTTTCTCAGGAAAATTGATCCACAAGGTAGAAGGCGACACATGACAAATCATTTTACTAAGGTTCTTCAACTTATGAGTGGTTTAATTGATGAGCGATTAAACGAAAGGAAGATAAGAAaccatataaatagtgatgttTTAGATTCACTTCTCAATATTTTCCCTCAAGAAATCGATAGGAATCATATCGAGCATCTTTTccttgtg GACATGTTTGTAGCAGGGAGCGATACGACATCAAATACATTGGAGTGGGCAATGGCTGAACTACTCAAGAATCCACATACTTTGGAGAAAGCACAAGAAGAACTTGCAGATGTGATTGGTAGAGGAAAACTAATACACCCACCAGTTCCATTCTTAATCCCACGCAAAACAGTGGAAGATGTTGAGTTTTGTGGCTACATTATTCCAAAAGACTCACAAGTTCTTGTGAACATATGGGCAATAGGGAATGACTCTAGTCTATGGGAAGACCCTTTGGACTTTAAGCCGGAGAGGTTTTGGGAGTCAGATATAGATGTTAGAGGTCGGGATTTTGAGCTAATTCCATTTGGCGCTGGTCGAAGAATATGCCCTGGATTGCCTTTGGCTATCAAGATGGTTCCAGTAACACTAGGTTCAATTCTAAATACCTTTAATTGGAAGCTCCATGGTGGAATTGCACCTAAAGATTTGGACATGGAGGAAAAATTTGGTATTACACTGGCAAAAGCTCAACCTCTGTTAGCTATCCCTGTTCCACTATAG